A single region of the Ochotona princeps isolate mOchPri1 chromosome 10, mOchPri1.hap1, whole genome shotgun sequence genome encodes:
- the RGS13 gene encoding regulator of G-protein signaling 13: MNRRNCWICKMCRDESKRPPSNLTLEEVLQWAQSFENLMATKYGPVVYSAYLKMEHSDENIKFWMACETYKKIDSRWSRISRAKKLYRIYIQPESPREINIDSSTREMIIRNIQEPTQTCFEEAQKTVYMHMVMDSYPRFLKSEMYQELLKTIQANNS, encoded by the exons ATGAATAGGCGAAACTGTTGGATTTGTAAGATGTGCAGAGACGAATCTAAAAGGCCCCCTTCAAA cctTACTTTGGAGGAAGTGTTACAGTGGGCCCAGTCTTTTGAAAATTTGATGGCTACAAAAT ATGGTCCAGTGGTCTATTCAGCATACCTTAAAATGGAGCACAGCGATGAGAACATTAAATTctggatggcatgtgaaacctacaagAAAATTGATTCACGATGGAGCAGAATCTCTAGAGCAAAGAAGCTCTATAGGATTTACATCCAACCAGAGTCACCTAGAGAG ATCAACATTGACAGTTCGACAAGAGAGATGATCATCAGGAACATTCAGGAGCCCACTCAGACATGTTTTGAAGAAGCTCAAAAAACAGTGTACATGCACATGGTAATGGATTCATATCCAAGATTTCTAAAGTCAGAAATGTACCAAGAACTTTTGAAAACTATACAAGCCAACAATTCTTGA